In the Alphaproteobacteria bacterium genome, TCGCGGTCGGCGCCGAGTGCGCGGCGGTGATCGGCATGTAGATATAGCAGACCGTGCCGTCGGCCGGATCGCGCCAGCGCTGGATCAGGGTATCCTGCAACGGCCCGGCGAACTGCCGCTCCAGCTGCATGCGCGGGAGTTGCGTCCACGCCGGACCGCCGGGCAGCGGTGGCGGTGCCGCCTGCTGCTGCTGCGGTTGAGGTTGCGCCGGCGGTTGCTGCGCCGGCTGCTGCTGCGCCGGCTGCTGCTGCTGTTGAGCGAATGCAGTCGCGGGCGCGATACACAACAAAAGAAGACCAAGCCAACGCAGTCCGGCGCGCATCCATTCCACTCCACGGCGATCCTCCCGGCAGGAGCGCCGAAGGGTCAACAGGAGAGTGCAACACCTGCGCGTTCGCCGACAACCCCGCATTCACATCCGCCATGGGTGGGCCTAGACAACTCCCAGGCGGCGCCAGACCGGGACGACATCCTGCAGGATCGGCTGCATGGTCTCGGCAAGGAAGATCGTGGCCTCGCCCTCGTCCTCGAGGAACCGGCCTTCCCTGATCGGCCGGCGGCCCATGATCTTCAGAATCCCCATCGCGTGCCGCGCGGCGCTTGCGACATCGTCCGCCTTGCCGTCGTGGATCGCCGCGAGCGTCAGCAGGCCGAAATCCGACACCGGCACGCCGGTGCGCGCGACCGGCGAGGCAAGATGCGAGTAGACACGTCCGGTCCGTGCATGTCCGGCGATCATGCGGTTGAAGCGGTGCGCGGCTTGCGCGTCGGCGGGAGGCGCAAGCAGCGGCAAGGCCTGCCCAGAATGGACAAGGAGGATGAGACAATCGAGCAGGACATTCATCTTGCCCGGGCCGAACGGCGGCAACGCAAGAAGCTCCTCGAAGCTCGCATTCTTTTGTGCGAGCGCGTCGAGGAGAGGCACGTAAAGGTCCTCGCGGCCGGCCAGCTCCGTGAGAGGTCCGGCGAATTTCAGGATGACATGCTTGCGCGGCACCGCGAGCGCAAATTTCGTCTCCGAGAGGATGCGCATGTGCTCGGTCGCCGTGAGCGCCGCACTGCCGCGCGCATACACGTCGCGCCGAAACCGCTTGTTGCCGGCAAAGTCGCGGATCGTTTCTTTCAGGATCGGGTCGTCGGTTTCCGCGACGAGAGACTGAAGGTCCTGCGGCACCGCGTACTGGTCGAGATTCTCCGGAAGCGTGGCCGAGCAAAGGTACGAAAGCTTGGCTTCGCCAAACCGCGCAGCTGCATCGCTGAACTGCAAAAGCTCCCAGTGCTCGTCGAGATATTCGTGCGCCAGGTAGACGCGATCGAGCTTGATCATGTGGTCGAGATGCTGTGCGGCGCTCGGGACCGCGGCGAAATAGGCGGCGTTCCCGCGGCGCAGCTTGCCGATCAGGTCGAGCGCGAGCGCGAGCTGCCGCTCGGAACGGCCGGGGTTTCGCCGCTTCACTTCGACCATGAATTGCCGGATGGGGGCGAGCGGGGCCCAGCCCGGCATGCAATTATAGGACACATAGGCAAGGCCGTTCGGCTGCAGCCGCTGGCGCAGGATCGACACGATCGCATCCTGCGTGGCGCGCGCCACCCAGCTGAAAATGCCGTGCACCGCAATGACGTCGGCGTCGTTCGCCGCCTCCCGCGCAGCGGCGTCTTCGAAACTCGTTTCGGTCACATGGAGGTTGGCGAGTGCGGCGCCCTCGACCAAGCCGCGCGCATGCGCAACGTGTTCCGGATTGAAATCGTACCCCTCGAACGCGATGTCCGGATTTGCCGCGGCCAGCAACGCAAGGCCGAACCCCTGACCGCAACCCAGTTCGAGCACGCGCTTCGGATTGAGCGCACGGCCCGGCGAGCGGCCGCTTGCGAGCGCGCCAAACGCCATATGGCTCGGCGCTGTCTCCCGATAGAAGCCGGCCGTATAGCCGATGTCCGAGACGTAACCTTTGGCCCAATCCATGAGACCCCCGATCAGGGAGTCCTTAGCATTGGAGCCGATCTGCCCGCACCCCTTTTGCGTGGCGCGACACGTTCTTCTAATGTCGAATGATGCCCCGCGCGCGCGAGGTTCGTGCGCCTTCGAAGCGGCCCGCATCGGCGTTTTCAGGAGACGGCATGGCGACCAACAAATTGAACGGTGCGCAGGTTATCGTCGACTACCTGATCCAGCAGAAGGCGCCTTACGCGTTCGGCCTGTGCGGTCACGGCAACATCCAGTTCATCGACGCACTCTATGAACGCCAGAACGACATCAAGACGATCTCAGTGCATCACGAGAGCGTCGCCGGCTTCATGGCCGACGTTTATTATAGGGTATCAGGCCAGCCGATCGCGACGTTCACGTCGTGCGGGCCCGGCTCGGCCAATCTGCCGATCTCGCTAACGACGGCTTATCTCGACTCGGTGCCGTTTCTTGCCGTCACGGGCAATGTGCCGACCAGCCAGTTCAACCGCGGCGCGTTCCAGGAGATGTACCGCCAGCATCAGGCGGACTTTCCCTCGATGGTCCGCCCTTGCTGCAAGAAGGTCTATCAGCCGACGCGCGGCGAGATGGTGCCGCTCGCGGTGCGTCAGGCGTGGAAGACGATGGTGACCGGGCGGCCGGGCCCCGTGGTCCTCGACGTGCCCTTTGACGTGTTCCTCGAGGCCGCAGCCGAAGAAGCACCGAACCCGCAAGAATGGAGCGCCAACATCTCGTCGCGCTGCGGCGCCGACCC is a window encoding:
- a CDS encoding class I SAM-dependent methyltransferase; protein product: MDWAKGYVSDIGYTAGFYRETAPSHMAFGALASGRSPGRALNPKRVLELGCGQGFGLALLAAANPDIAFEGYDFNPEHVAHARGLVEGAALANLHVTETSFEDAAAREAANDADVIAVHGIFSWVARATQDAIVSILRQRLQPNGLAYVSYNCMPGWAPLAPIRQFMVEVKRRNPGRSERQLALALDLIGKLRRGNAAYFAAVPSAAQHLDHMIKLDRVYLAHEYLDEHWELLQFSDAAARFGEAKLSYLCSATLPENLDQYAVPQDLQSLVAETDDPILKETIRDFAGNKRFRRDVYARGSAALTATEHMRILSETKFALAVPRKHVILKFAGPLTELAGREDLYVPLLDALAQKNASFEELLALPPFGPGKMNVLLDCLILLVHSGQALPLLAPPADAQAAHRFNRMIAGHARTGRVYSHLASPVARTGVPVSDFGLLTLAAIHDGKADDVASAARHAMGILKIMGRRPIREGRFLEDEGEATIFLAETMQPILQDVVPVWRRLGVV